A single region of the Vicia villosa cultivar HV-30 ecotype Madison, WI linkage group LG4, Vvil1.0, whole genome shotgun sequence genome encodes:
- the LOC131594644 gene encoding transcription termination factor MTEF1, chloroplastic-like yields MCSATAATPLFSTDHHLPKSFTRLCKPFHSRVPTSLTFHSSPPTFFVRATVVKWRSPKQTLPPNSDTGFQKKALYLESIGIDPFSLIESHPMLITASLNDIKSTVEYITAMNFSAIEFSRMVGMCPAILTTKVSDIIPVFTFLHREVRVSSSKIKHVINRRPRLIICNVDKQLRPTMYFLQSIGIEEVNRHTDLLSCSVEDKFMPRIEYFENIGFSRRDVTSMFRRFPQLFCCSIKNSYEPKYNYFVVEMGRDLKEVKEFPQFFSYSLENRIKPRHKRCVEMGVCFPLPLLLKSSEVKFQNRLEAFVNSSTPLETSPLWCAGLGNY; encoded by the exons ATGTGCTCTGCCACTGCTGCAACACCCTTGTTTTCCACCGATCACCACCTTCCCAAATCCTTCACTCGTCTCTGCAAACCCTTCCATTCTAGGGTTCCCACTTCCTTAACCTTCCATTCATCACCACCTACCTTCTTTGTCAGAGCTACC GTTGTGAAGTGGCGAAGTCCAAAGCAAACTCTACCTCCCAACAGCGACACCGGTTTCCAAAAAAAGGCCCTATATCTAGAATCTATCGGTATCGACCCTTTCTCACTTATTGAAAGTCATCCGATGCTGATCACTGCCTCACTCAACGATATAAAATCCACCGTGGAATACATCACCGCAATGAATTTCTCTGCAATCGAGTTTAGTCGAATGGTTGGCATGTGCCCTGCGATCCTCACCACGAAAGTCTCCGACATTATACCCGTCTTCACGTTCCTCCACCGCGAAGTTCGTGTAAGTAGCTCAAAAATCAAGCACGTAATAAATCGCCGTCCTCGGTTAATCATCTGCAACGTCGACAAACAGCTCCGTCCAACCATGTACTTCCTCCAAAGCATCGGCATAGAAGAGGTAAACAGGCACACCGACTTGCTCTCATGCAGCGTCGAAGACAAGTTCATGCCACGAATCGAATACTTCGAGAACATCGGATTCTCTCGCCGCGACGTGACTTCTATGTTCCGACGATTTCCTCAACTGTTTTGTTGTAGTATTAAGAACAGTTACGAGCCGAAATACAATTACTTTGTGGTGGAGATGGGGAGAGATTTGAAGGAGGTGAAAGAGTTTCCACAATTTTTCTCATATAGCTTAGAGAATAGGATTAAGCCTAGACATAAAAGGTGTGTAGAAATGGGAGTGTGTTTTCCTCTTCCTTTGTTGTTAAAGAGTAGTGAAGTGAAATTTCAGAATAGATTAGAAGCTTTTGTAAATTCTTCAACACCATTGGAAACTTCTCCTCTGTGGTGTGCTGGTCTTGGTAATTATTGA
- the LOC131594647 gene encoding style cell-cycle inhibitor 1-A-like, which yields MGSDRKSKRTAYSSPSDSEDEKKHKRRRTVDDDEEKKNRKREKKDKRKDKKHSKDKSDKEKKSKDKHKSKRSKGEVNVDFQELSSDDYFAKNNEFATWLKEEKNLFFSDLSSESARELFAEFVKAWNRGKLESNYYEGIATAPRSSHNWKIKK from the exons ATGGGAAGCGATCGAAAATCGAAGAGAACAGCTTATTCTTCGCCGTCCGACTCCGAAG ATGAGAAGAAACACAAGAGGAGGAGAACGGTAGATGATGATGAGGAAAAGAAGAACAGGAAGagggaaaagaaagataaaaggaAGGACAAGAAACATTCCAAAGATAAATCTGATAAAG AGAAGAAGTCAAAAGACAAGCACAAAAGTAAACGCAGCAAAGGTGAAGTCAATGTG GATTTTCAAGAACTGTCCAGTGATGACTATTTTGCTAAGAATAATGAGTTTGCTACCTGGctgaaagaagagaagaatttGTTTTTCTCTGATTTGTCATCAGAGTCAGCGCGGGAGTTATTTGCAGAATTTGTGAAAGCTTGGAATAGAGGAAAGCTAGAGTCGAATTACTATGAAGGCATTGCAACTGCGCCCCGTTCATCCCATAACTGGAAAATCAAAAAGTAG
- the LOC131594646 gene encoding proteasome subunit alpha type-2-A, whose product MGDSQYSFSLTTFSPSGKLVQIEHALTAVGSGQTSLGIKAANGVVIATEKKLPSILVDEASVQKIQLLTPNIGVVYSGMGPDFRVLVRKSRKQAEQYHRLYKEPIPVTQLVREVAAVMQEFTQSGGVRPFGVSLLVAGFDDNGPQLYQVDPSGSYFSWKASAMGKNVSNAKTFLEKRYTDDMELDDAVHTAILTLKEGFEGQISAKNIEIGIIGADKKFRVLTPAEIDDYLGEVE is encoded by the exons ATGGGAGATAGTCAATACTCGTTTTCTCTTACAACATTTAG TCCTTCTGGAAAGCTTGTTCAGATTGAGCATGCTTTGACTGCTGTTGGCTCTGGACAAACTTCTCTTGGAATTAAAG CTGCAAATGGAGTTGTCATTGCAACAGAGAAGAAGCTGCCGTCTATTTTGGTTGATGAAGCATCA GTCCAGAAAATTCAGTTATTAACACCAAATATAGGTGTTGTATACAG TGGCATGGGTCCTGATTTCCGAGTTTTGGTACGAAAAAGCAGGAAACAAGCTGAGCAGTATCACCGATTATATAAA GAACCAATCCCTGTCACTCAACTAGTAAGGGAAGTTGCCGCGGTTATGCAGGAATTTACTCAGTCTGG TGGTGTTAGGCCTTTTGGAGTGTCCTTGCTAGTTGCTGGATTTGATGATAATGGACCACAACTATATCAG GTCGATCCATCTGGTTCATATTTTTCTTGGAAAGCTTCTGCTATGGGGAAAAATGTTTCTAATGCTAAGACATTTCTTGAGAAGAG GTACACTGATGATATGGAGCTCGATGATGCAGTCCACACAGCAATATTGACACTGAAGGAAGG GTTTGAGGGACAGATCTCAGCAAAAAACATTGAAATTGGCATAATTGGTGCTGACAAAAAGTTCAG GGTATTGACACCAGCtgaaattgatgattatttgggtGAAGTAGAATGA
- the LOC131594641 gene encoding uncharacterized protein LOC131594641 codes for MKKDSRDFGKKKVSGNFPEDGAIFMSNRSTLKECFQRNLFGLPDSFADFVHNIKAGMILFLFEFEARKLYGVFKAISDGGMNIVPHAYVSSGKQYPSQVKFTTILRCDPLSEDEFCDVIRDNYFTTYKFNFGLSKDQVENLMWIFNSRKHEVPHSLLQKRRKKRKWDFQIIENELIKERFTNTQKKRLVMNHGAAVAAEQEVEKLSLSPKSCEKFESIQFNIDDAYDPENPGFNHSLGSGAHSAASFESHELSTFQKKKGNLHILEEETEDFIPLCSTDNSDLEEGELDNCSEEKQTELDMLAENKFSYIPVPRFLMSDKESNRLSDSSPTAVSSLQSKDETDTLPSKGLYSDKTKNRTSVFSRLNFSSKGITSKNHNDINGKDIAEYHCQYEYEKMEEVTRQIEDGRMYKRASVFMRLTSVSDAAPQIHCMTGLYDRTRGCMNGNF; via the exons aTGAAAAAGGACTCGAGGGATTTCGGCAAAAAAAAGGTGTCTGGAAATTTTCCTGAGGATGGTGCCATCTTCATGTCAAACCGGAGCACTTTGAAAGAATGTTTTCAGAGGAATTTGTTTGGGTTGCCAGATAGTTTCGCTGATTTTGTTCACAACATCAAGGCAGGAATGATTTTGTTCCTTTTCGAATTTGAAGCAAGGAAGCTTTATGGGGTTTTTAAAGCGATATCAGATGGTGGCATGAACATTGTTCCTCATGCATATGTTTCATCAGGAAAGCAGTACCCTTCACAG GTTAAATTCACCACAATCTTACGTTGTGACCCTCTTTCTGAAGATGAATTTTGTGATGTTATTCGAGATAACTATTTTACCACCTACAAATTCAACTTTGGTTTGTCCAAAGATCAG GTTGAAAATCTTATGTGGATATTCAACTCAAGAAAACATGAAGTTCCGCACTCTCTTCTTCAGAagagaaggaaaaaaagaaagtGGGATTTTCAGATTATAGAAAACGAACTAATAAAAGAGAGGTTTACCAACACTCAGAAAAAGAGGCTCGTCATGAACCACGGAGCAGCAGTAGCTGCTGAGCAAGAGGTGGAAAAGCTTTCTTTGTCTCCCAAGTCTTGTGAAAAGTTTGAAAGCATCCAATTCAATATTGATGATGCTTATGATCCTGAAAACCCTGGCTTTAATCATTCTTTAGGATCTGGGGCTCACTCTGCTGCTAGCTTTGAATCACATGAGCTTTCTAcatttcaaaagaagaaaggaaaCCTCCATATTCTTGAGGAAGAGACTGAAGATTTTATACCCTTGTGTTCTACAGACAATTCTGACCTTGAAGAAGGGGAGCTCGATAATTGCTCAGAAGAGAAGCAGACAGAATTAGATATGCTTGCCgaaaataaattttcttatatccCTGTACCGCGATTTCTGATGAGTGATAAAGAATCTAACAGGTTAAGTGACTCTTCACCCACTGCTGTAAGCAGTTTACAGTCCAAAGATGAAACTGACACCCTTCCCTCAAAGGGTTTGTATTCCGATAAAACCAAAAATAGAACCAGTGTGTTTTCCAGGTTAAATTTTTCGTCAAAGGGTATTACTTCAAAGAATCACAATGATATCAATGGAAAGGACATTGCAGAGTATCACTGTCAATATGAATATGAGAAAATGGAAGAGGTCACTCGACAGATTGAAGATGGCAGAATGTATAAAAGAGCTAGTGTGTTTATGCGCTTGACCAGTGTTTCAGATGCTGCTCCCCAAATCCATTGTATGACAGGACTGTATGACCGAACTAGAGGGTGCATGAACG GTAATTTCTAG